The Girardinichthys multiradiatus isolate DD_20200921_A chromosome 11, DD_fGirMul_XY1, whole genome shotgun sequence DNA window attaggttcatagctcgtttagagacccttttaatgatatgctaattctgtgagataggaattttgggttttcatgagctgtatgccaaaatcatccgtattaagacaataaaagacctgaaatatttcagttagtgtgcaatgaatctaaaatatatgaatgttaaattttcatcatgacattatggaaaataatgaactttatcacaatatgctaatattttgagaaggacctgtaaataagcAAGCTGTAATTAGTAACTGTTTGAAGAGAGGCAGGAAAGATGAAAACAAACCTTTTGTCTGCAAGGTCTGTCTTGTTTCCCACCAACATGATAATGACATCACTTCCTCTCTCTGTTCTGACATCATCAATCCACTTTGTAGTTTGTTGGAAAGAGTTGACGTCTGAATGAAAGTCAAAGAGGAAACAGGAGTCAGAGCAACACAATTAGGTAGaggaaagcctttttttttttttacagacgaAATCAAGGGAATGATCTgaaattaatggaaataaaacagaTGTATAACTAAgcagacatttatttattcttaaacACAGCTAATAGTACATCACCTACTTGTAATGTCATACACGACGACAGCAGCAGCTGAATCTCTGATGTAACTCGGGATCAGGCTGCGAAATCGCTCCTGCCCTGCTGTGTCCCACAACTGTAACCTGATCTGTGGGCCAGGGAGAGGATGGAacggaaaataataataacaaaagaaacaaagagagaatggaaataaaagaaaacagataaaTGAGCTAAGTTAATGAAGCCAAaacaaatggaaagaaaaagaaataaagtaagACGGATGGGGAAAAGATAGAGAAACAGACAAAGTGTAGGGCATGCAGGTAGAGAATGACCATCAGAGAAAGCAAGCTGACTGGGCCTGGaggggaaataaataaataatcaccCTTCACTTGTCATCATCCCTCTTCTCCTGATCAAGTAAGGTGTTTTCATTTCAAAAAATGGATGAGAGATAGATGGAGGGGTAGGAAGGAGACGAAGAATACTTAAGTTGAAGGAGTAAGCACTCAGTGAAAATATGGACTGTCCAGAGGGTACAGTATCCTGATCACGACATTAGCAaggcataaaaaaaataaaacaaaattaccaTCATTGACCAACACATCTATAGCACTGAAAATAAACTTACTGTTCTGTCTTCGAGATACATGGTTTTTGACAGGAAATCTATTCCTATTGTGGCCTGGAAAAGAATGAGAAATCATTGAATAATTCACACTGCAGACATAACTAATGGTGATTAAAAACAGCACTGACTCACTTGGTACGTATTGTCAAAGCTGTCATACATGAACCTGGTGATCAATGACGTCTTTCCCACTGAAACacaaatagaaagaaaaaacattcagtTCAAGTTGGAGATTATTCAGCTGTTTAATGGCATCAGAGTAATCCCCTTTCTAAAAAAAGGGTTAAATCATTGATTAAAAGATCCTCTGCAACATGATCATGGCTGATCAAGCCTGACCTAAAGTCCAAAACGTCTTTTATAATGAGAAAGACCTCACCCTATTTCACATACTATAtaacaggggtgtccaaagtcggTCCTAgcgggccggtgtcctgcatgttttagatgtttctcggCTTTAAACACACATGATTCAGGtgattgcagttcagcaaaagcctgttaatcagccaccagtggaaatcaggtgtgctgaagcaggaaaacatctaaaacatgcaggacacaaGCCTGCGAGGACCGACTTTAGACACCCCCATAACAACTCCTAGCTTAAACATGTGGACTTCTGAAGTGTCTCTGAGCTCGGGGACAGTGGAGTCCAGCCACAGGCTGTGCTTTGGGGTGAGATCAGGTTACAGTATCAGTTGCAATGTGCATCAAGTGACCAAGACATGACTAAAGTCAACACAGCTGGTTCTAAGGCCGCAACGACCCGCAGCTGATTACGGATtcacaaacaaaaggaaaggaaaggaatgaAACacgtggaaaaagaaaaacacttaaaGATGAGAAACTaatctttttcagattttattataaTAACAAAGACAGCAATATTTCAGGTAGattagtatagtatagtatataGAATGTATAGTAACTGATTTATCATAGTTAAACAATGTTTGTTATGAATGTCTGATTTTTACCATACATTTGCTTACTCTCACCTCTAACGGTGCTGTTTAAAACCAGAGAACTACAGATCATGCTTTTCCAGATCTGTACCGATTCTTGATCTCCTTTGAGCTCTGACTTGCTGATTACAATTTTAACTGACTACGTTTTTTTTCCTAAGGACTACCCCACATAAAACTAATAATTGATAGTGGTTATTTGATAGAGGTACCAGTTTAGAATCCCACTGAAAAATTAAGCAATTTCAAAATAAGTCTTCAAAGTACATGCTGAAAATAGTGGaagcttttagttttttatggatttaatgaacaggattagaaaaaaaaaaaagattttagtgATAACCTGTCAATCACCATTCAAAGCTGATCAATGGATAAATgtccattttgatttctagccCATTAATTGGCGCAAGTctaataaaaaatttatttcttcatAGAAAGTAATGCAAAAAAACTAAGGATTCAAGGACAACTTGGTATTGCATAATGTTCGTAATCGAGGAGTTCAATTTACAAATTTGTAGCATTCTAAACATCTCAATTTGTAAAACAGAACTCCTGCCAGTGCTACGTAtttcaaattaattaaatatattctttattattgagagcaaagtgtatcggagtcaaattccttgtttgtctctacaaacttggcaataaagc harbors:
- the rab6a gene encoding ras-related protein Rab-6A isoform X4, with the protein product MSATGDFGNPLRKFKLVFLGEQSVGKTSLITRFMYDSFDNTYQATIGIDFLSKTMYLEDRTIRLQLWDTAGQERFRSLIPSYIRDSAAAVVVYDITNVNSFQQTTKWIDDVRTERGSDVIIMLVGNKTDLADKRQVSIEEGERKAKELNVMFIETSAKAGYNVKQLFRRVAAALPGMDTTQDKNREDMIDIKLEKPPEQPVSEGGCSC
- the rab6a gene encoding ras-related protein Rab-6A isoform X3 — its product is MSATGDFGNPLRKFKLVFLGEQSVGKTSLITRFMYDSFDNTYQATIGIDFLSKTMYLEDRTIRLQLWDTAGQERFRSLIPSYIRDSAAAVVVYDITNVNSFQQTTKWIDDVRTERGSDVIIMLVGNKTDLADKRQITTEEGEQRAKEMNVLFIETSAKTGYNVKQLFRRVAAALPGMDTTQDKNREDMIDIKLEKPPEQPVSEGGCSC
- the rab6a gene encoding ras-related protein Rab-6A isoform X1, which produces MMTSEGSFICFLLFPFSLCFFCYYYFPFHPLPGPQIRLQLWDTAGQERFRSLIPSYIRDSAAAVVVYDITNVNSFQQTTKWIDDVRTERGSDVIIMLVGNKTDLADKRQITTEEGEQRAKEMNVLFIETSAKTGYNVKQLFRRVAAALPGMDTTQDKNREDMIDIKLEKPPEQPVSEGGCSC
- the rab6a gene encoding ras-related protein Rab-6A isoform X2, which codes for MYDSFDNTYQATIGIDFLSKTMYLEDRTIRLQLWDTAGQERFRSLIPSYIRDSAAAVVVYDITNVNSFQQTTKWIDDVRTERGSDVIIMLVGNKTDLADKRQITTEEGEQRAKEMNVLFIETSAKTGYNVKQLFRRVAAALPGMDTTQDKNREDMIDIKLEKPPEQPVSEGGCSC